In the genome of Panthera uncia isolate 11264 chromosome B3 unlocalized genomic scaffold, Puncia_PCG_1.0 HiC_scaffold_1, whole genome shotgun sequence, one region contains:
- the LOC125908698 gene encoding histone H3.3A-like translates to MARTKQTASKSTGGKAPRKQLATKAAPKSAPSTGGVKKPHCYRPGTVALREIRRYQKSTALLFHELPFQRLVREIAQDFKTDLRFQSAAIGALQEASEAYLVSLFEDTSLCAIHAKRVTIMPKDVQLEHRIRGERA, encoded by the coding sequence ATGGCTCGTACAAAGCAGACTGCCAGCAAATCCACTGGGGGTAAAGCACCGAGGAAGCAACTGGCTACAAAAGCCGCTCCCAAGAGTGCGCCCTCTACTGGAGGGGTGAAGAAACCTCATTGTTACAGGCCTGGTACCGTGGCACTCCGCGAAATTAGACGTTACCAGAAGTCCACTGCACTTCTGTTCCACGAACTTCCTTTCCAGCGTCTGGTGCGAGAAATTGCTCAGGACTTCAAAACAGACCTGCGCTTCCAGAGCGCGGCTATCGGTGCTTTGCAGGAGGCAAGCGAGGCCTACCTGGTGAGCCTCTTCGAAGACACCAGCCTGTGTGCTATCCATGCCAAACGTGTAACAATTATGCCAAAAGACGTCCAGCTAGAGCACCGCATACGTGGAGAACGTGCTTAA